In Rattus norvegicus strain BN/NHsdMcwi chromosome 1, GRCr8, whole genome shotgun sequence, a genomic segment contains:
- the Fam181b gene encoding protein FAM181B, giving the protein MAVQAALLSSHPFIPFGFGGSADGLVSAFGSLDKGCCFEDDESAVSAGALLSGSDGGDVREATRDLLSFIDSASSNIKLALDKPGKSKRKVNHRKYLQKQIKRCSGLMGTAPPRPPSPSSTDTSAKRPPGAPGASTVATPAHCKAAPRREATQAAAAASLQSRSLAALFDSLRHIPGGAETAGGAVAASVPGLGAASSAGDRAGTSASSVAPGTRKVPLRARNLPPSFFTEPSRVGCCGGGGPSGQGVSLGDLEKGAEAVEFFELLAPDFSTGNDSGVLLAADPLDPFPAGATVLRGPLELESVPFEQPAMVGNLLYPEPWNTPSCPQSKKPPLPGVRGNMTLNEPVRLLYPTALDSPGGEDAPALASFTPFFPDCALPPPHQVSYDYSAGYSRAVYPSLWRPDGVWEGASGEEGAHPD; this is encoded by the coding sequence ATGGCGGTGCAGGCTGCGCTGCTCAGCTCGCACCCCTTCATACCCTTCGGTTTCGGAGGCTCTGCGGACGGGCTGGTGAGCGCCTTCGGAAGTCTGGACAAGGGCTGCTGTTTCGAAGATGATGAGAGCGCGGTGTCCGCTGGAGCGCTGCTGTCCGGGTCCGACGGCGGGGACGTGCGCGAGGCCACCCGGGACCTGCTCAGCTTCATAGACTCGGCGTCCAGCAACATCAAACTGGCGCTGGACAAGCCAGGCAAGTCCAAGCGGAAAGTGAACCACCGCAAGTACTTGCAGAAGCAGATCAAACGTTGCAGTGGCCTCATGGGTACCGCACCTCCGAGACCGCCGTCCCCGAGCTCCACAGACACTTCAGCCAAACGGCCGCCCGGAGCCCCAGGAGCCTCGACTGTCGCGACCCCGGCGCACTGTAAGGCCGCCCCGCGGAGGGAGGCGACCCAGGCTGCAGCTGCCGCCAGCCTGCAGAGCCGGAGCTTGGCTGCCCTTTTCGACTCTCTGCGCCACATCCCCGGGGGAGCGGAGACCGCAGGCGGTGCGGTGGCCGCGTCGGTCCCGGGCCTTGGGGCAGCAAGCTCTGCGGGAGACAGGGCGGGCACCTCGGCGAGCTCAGTGGCTCCGGGTACCAGGAAGGTCCCTCTGCGCGCCAGAAACCTGCCCCCCTCCTTCTTCACGGAGCCATCCCGGGTGGGCTGCTGTGGCGGCGGCGGCCCCTCGGGCCAGGGTGTGAGCCTGGGTGACCTGGAGAAAGGGGCGGAGGCCGTTGAGTTCTTTGAGTTGCTGGCGCCGGACTTCAGCACTGGCAACGATTCGGGTGTCTTGCTGGCCGCTGACCCTCTCGACCCGTTCCCCGCCGGAGCCACGGTCCTACGgggacccctggagctggagtccgTCCCCTTTGAGCAGCCGGCGATGGTGGGGAACCTACTATACCCCGAACCCTGGAACACCCCGAGCTGTCCTCAGAGCAAGAAGCCTCCTCTGCCTGGCGTTCGAGGCAACATGACCTTGAACGAGCCTGTGCGCCTCTTGTACCCCACAGCCTTGGACTCACCGGGCGGGGAGGACGCACCAGCCTTAGCCTCTTTCACCCCCTTCTTCCCAGATTGTGCGCTGCCGCCGCCCCATCAGGTGTCCTACGATTACAGCGCGGGCTACAGCCGCGCGGTTTACCCCAGCCTCTGGAGACCAGACGGGGTCTGGGAAGGGGCTTCTGGGGAGGAGGGAGCGCATCCAGACTGA